One Bacteroidota bacterium genomic window, TCAAAATATTTTTCTTTTTCGGCCGTGATTTTTAACTGCTCAACAATTTTTTCAGTTTGAGTTGAATATTCATAAGTTTTGTCATCAAGAAATTTAACAAAAGTATCATATTCCTCATCCGAGAGCTTAAATTTTGAAGCAGAGGGGATTGTTTGATTCTTATTTCTATAGATTGTTGCATAATCAAAAACAAGGGATTCACTCATTATGCTGGCCGTTACATTGGCATATTTTTTTTCCTCAGTTTCAATATCCGGAGCAATACCTTTTGCATCATAAACAATCCTGCCATTTTTAGTTTTAAATGGTTTAATTAATGAATCTGCAATGTTGGTAACTGTGCCATCCTCATTACGGTGGGCATAATCTAGTTTTTGGATTCCCCTTCCGCTGGGGATATAGTATTTGGCAACGGTAATCTTCATTTGGGCATTGTAACTCAAAGGCCTTGTTTGTTGAACAAGTCCTTTGCCATAAGTGCGCTGTCCGATTATTACTGCCCTGTCTAGGTCTTGAAGAGCGCCAGAAACAATTTCAGAAGCTGATGCTGAATTACGATCAGTAAGCACAGTAACTGGCATTTCAAGATCAAGGGGAGCATTTAAGCCTTTATGTATTTTGTCCCAGTCTTTTACTTTTCCTTTAGTACTAACTACTTCCTGACCTTTTTCGGCAAAAACATTTACAATATTAACCGATTCCCTGAGTAATCCCCCACCATTTCCTCTTAAATCAAAAACAAGGTTTTTCATATTGTGTTTTTCCTTAAGTTCGGTAAAGGCTTCCTTGAATTCTTTGCTTGCAGTCTCAGTAAAGCCGCTAAGTTTAATATATCCGGTTTTCTCGTCAATCATTCCGTAATATGGAACATTGTCAATTTTTATTTCCTGCCGTATAATGGTTTTTTCAAGTAGCTCCGCTTCAGAAGATCTTTTAACAACTATTTTAACACTTGTGTTAGGCTGTCCTTTTAGGATTTTGCTAATATCACTGGTCGATTTTCCTTTTGCAGATTTGCCATTTACTTCCAAAATAATATCTCCGGCCATTAAGCCTGCTTTTTGTGCAGGGAAGCCCTCGTAAGGTTCAGCAACTACTACATAATCGCCCTTTTGCCTGATAAGTGCACCTACGCCACCATATTCACCCGTAGTCATAAAACGATAGTCTTCAATGTCCGACTCAGGAATGTAATTTGTATAAGGATCAAGGGACTCAAGCATTGCATCAATGCCTTTTTTCATCAGTTCTCCAGGATTTGTATCATCCACATAATAAATATTAAGCTCCCTGAACATTGTAGCGAAAATATCAAGGTTCTTTGAAACCTCAAATTGATTGTCAACAAAGCTGATTGTAAAGAAGGATGTAACAGAAATAGCCGCAATAACTATAAAAACTTTTTGCTTGCGAAGTATTTGTTTGAATTTATCTTTCATAATAGGAATTTTATATTGTTTTAGGGAATTGGGTCATACCCACTGCCACCCCAAGGGTTACAGGAAATCAGTCTTTTAATTGTTAAATATATGCCTTTAAATGTTCCGTGTTTTTTTAAAGCCTGAATACTATATTCCGAACAAGTGGGTGTATACCGACAAGAAGGTGTAGTATAAGGCGAAATAAATATCCTGTACCCTTTAATCAACAAGATAAAAAAACTACTGATTATTTTTTGCATATTCAACCATTAAACGTTCTAGCAATTGAATTATTTTTGTTTCTGTATCAATATATGAAATTTCTTCTTTCCCTGAAAATAGAATAACAGCCGAACAGCTTAGTTTTTGATTAATTATGGCTTCTTGAAAACGGTATTTGTTTTTCCTGTATCCCTCTCGGATTCTTCTCTTAATCTTATTTCTTAATACAGCTTTTTTGATATTTCTTTTGGGTACTGCAATTAGGATCTGAACTGGAAATGTATCGTTGTCGTCTTTTTTTTCCCACAACATTTTTAAGGGATAAGCTTTTATAACATTTCCTTTTTCAAATAATTCCTTTATTTGATTTCTATTGCATAAACGTTCCTCTTTTTTAAATGTTTGCGGCATTTTATTTTTTAATGTCCTGATAAAGAAGGTCTTTTACAGTCGTTTTTTATTTAATGAACAAAAAATCAGGGATTCTATTCAAAAGTATGAAAAGGACAGAAAATAAATGTTCTTAAATTAGAAAAGAACTATTTGTTAGCTTTAACTATATATTGTTCAAGAGCCATAGTCATTGAAGGTGTAGATGGGGTAGGGGCTGGAATATCCACTTTTAATCCTGCTGCAACTGCTGCTTTAAGGGTAGTTGATCCAAAGGCAGCTATCCTTGTTTTCTTTTGTTTAAAGTCAGGAAAGTTTTTGTATAAGGATTCAATATCTGCCGGACTGAAAAAAACCAGAATATCATAATTTACATCTGAAAGATCTTTTAAATCACTACAAACGGTGTTGTAAAAAATAGCTTTTGTAAATTTGATGTTGCTTTTCTTTAACACTTCAGTTATTCCCTGTTTATGGATATCGGCAACAGGTAAAAGAAATGTGTCTTCGGAATGTTTTTTTATTACTTCCATTAAATCACTAAATGTTTGTTTGCCGAAGAATATTTTCCTTTTTCTATAAAGTACATATTTTTGAAGGTAATATGCAGTAGATTCGCTAATGCAAAAATACTTTAAAGAATCAGGAACAGTAACACGCATTTCGGCACACATTCTAAAAAAATGATCAACAGCACTCCTGCTAGTTAGAATTACAGCTGTATGCTCAGCAATATTGATTTTTGCCTTCCTGAATTCTGATGCAGGAACACCTTTTATATGTATAAATGGCCTGAAATCGATTTTAATATTAAATTTATTGGCAAGATCAAAATAAGGTGACTTTTCAGTTTCAGGCTTTGGTTGAGTAACCAGTATACTTTTAACTTTCATCTGAATATTAATTTATTTTAAACACATTAGATTGCTTTTTGAAAACATAGATTCAGAAAGAAATTTTAGTGAATTTTCAATGAATTCTTTTAATTTGACCCTGCTAAATTAACTCCAATCTAAAACTTAAAAATTTGAACATAAGGATTATTGGTATAATTTCAAGGGCGCAAAGATACAAAAATATATAGTAAGAAGAGGTACCTTGTTCCGAATTCCCCAAAATATATAAGCGCTGAAGCAAAAAACAGAAAGTTAGTCCAATTATGACTGTTCCGGTTATAAATAAAAATTGAACAGGAATAAGGTTTGCATATTGGATTCCTATAACAATTGGTAAAAGAATAATATTGAGAATATTAAAAAACAAAATCATGTTAAAAATATAACCAGAAGTTATTTTGTTTGAATTGAATATAAAACCTGAGATTTTTACAATAAATATTTTTAATAAAAAACTACCTAATACAAGGGCAAGTATTTTTAAATATAAATAGTCAGAAAAAAAAGAAAAAGAAATTTTAATATTTAAGCCATAATGTTCAATTATCTGGTATAAAAAAGTAGTGGTTATAAGTAAGCTTGCAACAAGCATAATTGAATATATTTGCTCACTTACTGCTTTTTCCTTTTGAAGCATTTGAATATTAAACCGAAGATTAAAAAAAGAAATAAAGTACTTCTTGAATTGCTTATAATACACCACTTTTACCAAAGCGAATAATCCAAGAATAATCAGAAATGCGCCAATCATTCCATCCTGGTTTTTTTTGATAAAAATTGGTTCTTGGCTTTTTGCCTGCAAAGCATGACCAGTAAAAAGAGA contains:
- a CDS encoding S41 family peptidase, which encodes MKDKFKQILRKQKVFIVIAAISVTSFFTISFVDNQFEVSKNLDIFATMFRELNIYYVDDTNPGELMKKGIDAMLESLDPYTNYIPESDIEDYRFMTTGEYGGVGALIRQKGDYVVVAEPYEGFPAQKAGLMAGDIILEVNGKSAKGKSTSDISKILKGQPNTSVKIVVKRSSEAELLEKTIIRQEIKIDNVPYYGMIDEKTGYIKLSGFTETASKEFKEAFTELKEKHNMKNLVFDLRGNGGGLLRESVNIVNVFAEKGQEVVSTKGKVKDWDKIHKGLNAPLDLEMPVTVLTDRNSASASEIVSGALQDLDRAVIIGQRTYGKGLVQQTRPLSYNAQMKITVAKYYIPSGRGIQKLDYAHRNEDGTVTNIADSLIKPFKTKNGRIVYDAKGIAPDIETEEKKYANVTASIMSESLVFDYATIYRNKNQTIPSASKFKLSDEEYDTFVKFLDDKTYEYSTQTEKIVEQLKITAEKEKYFDAFATEYENLKNKVNKNKKEDLYTFKDEIKELLENEIVSRYYYQKGRIEASIKYDIEIQKALEVLKNKTYVSILDGTKAMETKVEKK
- the yidD gene encoding membrane protein insertion efficiency factor YidD, with translation MQKIISSFFILLIKGYRIFISPYTTPSCRYTPTCSEYSIQALKKHGTFKGIYLTIKRLISCNPWGGSGYDPIP
- the rnpA gene encoding ribonuclease P protein component encodes the protein MPQTFKKEERLCNRNQIKELFEKGNVIKAYPLKMLWEKKDDNDTFPVQILIAVPKRNIKKAVLRNKIKRRIREGYRKNKYRFQEAIINQKLSCSAVILFSGKEEISYIDTETKIIQLLERLMVEYAKNNQ
- a CDS encoding uroporphyrinogen-III synthase → MKVKSILVTQPKPETEKSPYFDLANKFNIKIDFRPFIHIKGVPASEFRKAKINIAEHTAVILTSRSAVDHFFRMCAEMRVTVPDSLKYFCISESTAYYLQKYVLYRKRKIFFGKQTFSDLMEVIKKHSEDTFLLPVADIHKQGITEVLKKSNIKFTKAIFYNTVCSDLKDLSDVNYDILVFFSPADIESLYKNFPDFKQKKTRIAAFGSTTLKAAVAAGLKVDIPAPTPSTPSMTMALEQYIVKANK
- a CDS encoding DUF4271 domain-containing protein, with the protein product MPFFLPTIYSQDTLKSTLFVPDIPVGRVEEFYDFGTEPAEKEKDKNQVIKPSVIKKITVENEKPKAKPKAQEQTPIKTISAKTIENQIKEENNEAVNVTDSVPVKIEGSNFTSLHFYDSIKSDWSQIYKTEVRETTIQRSTSLFTGHALQAKSQEPIFIKKNQDGMIGAFLIILGLFALVKVVYYKQFKKYFISFFNLRFNIQMLQKEKAVSEQIYSIMLVASLLITTTFLYQIIEHYGLNIKISFSFFSDYLYLKILALVLGSFLLKIFIVKISGFIFNSNKITSGYIFNMILFFNILNIILLPIVIGIQYANLIPVQFLFITGTVIIGLTFCFLLQRLYILGNSEQGTSSYYIFLYLCALEIIPIILMFKFLSFRLELI